One stretch of Anaerolineae bacterium DNA includes these proteins:
- the def gene encoding peptide deformylase: MSIRPIVTVPHPVLRRKARPVKDFGPELQQLIDDMIETMHAAPGVGLAAPQVNVPLRVIVVEFGDEEDESVPPRLWAMVNPEIVRQSRETEIGTEGCLSIPGILGDVERPVAITVRGQNRHGQPVKYKLRGWVARIFQHEIDHLNGVLFTDRAVKVWRVPQGETVPDLV; encoded by the coding sequence ATGAGCATTCGACCGATTGTGACCGTGCCCCATCCGGTGCTGCGCCGCAAGGCGCGGCCCGTTAAGGACTTTGGCCCCGAACTCCAACAACTGATTGACGACATGATCGAGACCATGCACGCCGCCCCCGGTGTGGGGCTGGCTGCCCCGCAGGTCAATGTGCCGCTGCGGGTGATCGTCGTAGAGTTTGGCGACGAGGAAGACGAAAGCGTCCCGCCGCGCCTGTGGGCTATGGTCAACCCCGAGATCGTCCGCCAGTCCCGCGAAACGGAAATCGGTACCGAGGGGTGCCTCTCCATTCCGGGGATTCTGGGCGATGTGGAGCGTCCCGTCGCCATTACCGTTCGCGGGCAAAATCGCCACGGCCAGCCCGTCAAATACAAACTGCGCGGCTGGGTGGCGCGGATCTTTCAACACGAAATCGACCATCTCAACGGCGTGCTCTTTACCGATCGTGCCGTGAAAGTGTGGCGGGTCCCCCAAGGGGAAACTGTCCCCGATTTGGTGTGA